A single region of the Canis lupus dingo isolate Sandy chromosome 38, ASM325472v2, whole genome shotgun sequence genome encodes:
- the DUSP12 gene encoding dual specificity protein phosphatase 12 isoform X3 translates to MLGARGGHGCERPESAGGRAGRAGHLLEVRPGLYLGGAAAVAEPGLLREAGITAVLAVDSEEPDLTAGAGTEGLRRLFVRALDEPETDLLSHLDRCAAFIGQARAEGRAVLVHCHAGVSRSVAVVTAFMMKTDQLTFEKAYESLQTIKPEAKMNEGFEWQLKLYQAMGYEVDTSSAIYKQYRLQKVTEKYPELQNLPQELFAVDPTTISQGLKDGILYKCRKCRRSLFRSSSILDHNEGSGPIAFAHKRVTPSFTLTTGSQAQCTSYFIEPVQWMESALLGVMDGQNATHGVPGWLRWLKICLRLRS, encoded by the exons ATGTTGGGGGCGCGCGGCGGCCATGGCTGCGAGCGGCCGGAGAGCGCGGGGGGCCGCGCCGGCCGCGCCGGGCACCTGCTGGAGGTGCGGCCCGGGCTGTACCTGGGCGGGGCGGCGGCCGTGGCGGAGCCGGGCCTCCTGAGGGAGGCGGGCATCACGGCCGTGCTGGCGGTGGACTCGGAGGAGCCCGACCTCACGGCGGGGGCTGGGACCGAGGGTCTGCGGCGCCTCTTCGTGCGCGCGCTGGACGAGCCCGAGACCGACCTGCTCAGCCACCTGGACCGCTGCGCGGCCTTCATCGGCCAGGCCCGCGCCGAGGGCCGCGCCGTGCTGGTGCACTG TCACGCAGGAGTTAGTCGAAGTGTGGCTGTAGTGACTGCTTTTATGATGAAGACTGACCAGCTTACCTTTGAAAAGGCCTATGAAAGTCTCCAGACCATCAAACCAGAGGCTAA GATGAATGAGGGATTTGAGTGGCAACTGAAATTATACCAAGCAATGGGATATGAAGTAGATACTTCTAGTGCAATTTATAAGCAATATCGTTTACAGAAGGTTACAGAAAAGTATCCAG AATTACAGAACTTACCTCAAGAACTCTTTGCTGTGGACCCAACCACCATTTCACAGGGATTGAAAGATGGCATTCTCTACAAATGTAGAAAGTGcag GCGATCTTTATTTCGAAGTTCTAGCATTTTGGATCATAATGAAGGAAGTGGTCCCATAGCCTTTGCCCACAAGAGAGTGACACCATCTTTCACACTCACCACAGGGAGTCAGGCTCAATGTACATCATATTTCATTGAACCTGTGCAGTGGATGGAATCT